The following are from one region of the Paenibacillus bovis genome:
- a CDS encoding Crp/Fnr family transcriptional regulator, with product MVQDEALENITSFLPKITIFESLPEEILHEIEQLIARSNTYKLSKNAILHTPDDDRNGLFFIVTGNLRFYKTNLAGKQHTVCILSEGSVFGEVDTFSLGQRGAYVEAMEDSFVVSIPTEQFEPLLNKYAELSLRFLSEMSKRLRQQDELVEKLVLKDLRGKILYFLNRLSQKFGVEENGYQKIDIPLTHQELADMVGATREAVSVIVKELSNEGILVTSRRTIMIHIEKAMKEMA from the coding sequence ATGGTACAGGATGAGGCGCTGGAAAATATAACATCATTTTTGCCAAAGATTACAATATTCGAATCGCTTCCGGAAGAAATTCTCCATGAAATCGAACAGCTGATAGCAAGATCCAATACGTACAAGCTGTCTAAAAATGCTATTCTTCATACGCCTGATGACGATAGAAACGGATTGTTTTTCATAGTCACCGGCAACCTTCGCTTCTACAAAACCAATTTGGCTGGCAAACAACATACCGTCTGTATTCTAAGCGAAGGCAGTGTATTTGGCGAGGTTGACACGTTCTCATTGGGTCAAAGAGGAGCTTATGTAGAAGCCATGGAAGACTCGTTTGTTGTTTCGATTCCGACCGAACAATTTGAGCCGCTTTTAAACAAGTATGCTGAATTGTCTTTGCGGTTTCTATCCGAAATGAGCAAACGATTGCGACAGCAGGATGAATTGGTAGAGAAATTGGTGCTGAAAGATTTGCGCGGCAAAATACTTTACTTTCTGAATCGATTATCCCAAAAATTCGGCGTAGAAGAAAATGGCTACCAAAAAATCGATATCCCTCTGACGCATCAGGAATTGGCAGATATGGTCGGTGCCACAAGAGAAGCGGTATCCGTGATCGTAAAAGAGCTATCCAATGAAGGTATTCTCGTAACCAGCCGCAGAACGATAATGATCCATATCGAAAAAGCGATGAAAGAAATGGCTTGA
- a CDS encoding SDR family NAD(P)-dependent oxidoreductase yields the protein MGKFDGKVVVVTGGTSGIGLTTAQRFVAEGAYVFITGRRQSELDKAVALIGERVTGVQGDVSNLKDLDKLFDQVKQEKGHLDILFANAGIGSILPLGQITEEQYDTIFDVNVKGTLFTIQKALPLFPNMTGTIILTGSTAGTIGDPGFSVYGGSKAALRQMARNWIMDLKGTGIRLNVLSPGTVYTPAYDDLFGEALDQVLESSKDTVPMGRMGKTEEIASALMFLASEESSYVHGIELFVDGGIAQI from the coding sequence ATGGGAAAGTTTGACGGGAAAGTAGTTGTTGTTACTGGAGGTACAAGCGGAATTGGACTGACCACGGCGCAGCGTTTCGTCGCAGAAGGAGCCTATGTATTCATTACCGGACGTAGACAAAGCGAGCTGGACAAGGCAGTAGCATTGATCGGTGAGCGGGTGACCGGCGTTCAGGGTGATGTGTCCAATTTGAAAGACCTGGACAAGCTGTTTGATCAGGTGAAGCAGGAAAAAGGGCATCTGGATATTCTGTTCGCCAACGCCGGAATTGGCAGCATACTGCCTCTGGGTCAAATTACGGAAGAGCAGTATGATACGATCTTCGATGTAAATGTAAAAGGTACCTTATTCACGATCCAAAAAGCGCTGCCGCTGTTTCCAAATATGACGGGAACCATCATCCTGACTGGCTCAACGGCAGGAACCATCGGTGACCCCGGGTTTAGCGTCTATGGAGGCAGCAAGGCAGCTCTCCGTCAGATGGCGAGAAACTGGATCATGGATTTGAAAGGTACGGGCATACGACTGAATGTACTGAGTCCGGGTACGGTCTACACACCGGCTTATGATGATCTATTTGGCGAGGCGCTTGATCAGGTCCTTGAATCATCGAAGGATACCGTTCCAATGGGACGGATGGGCAAGACCGAAGAGATTGCCAGTGCGCTAATGTTCCTGGCCTCGGAGGAAAGCAGCTATGTACACGGTATTGAATTATTCGTGGATGGCGGGATTGCCCAGATCTGA
- a CDS encoding HAD family hydrolase has translation MNLLLDVDDTLYDQLTPFTDAYQSVFGPLHYDCRVEDVFARNRWYSDEVFEQVRSGQMSEPDMHVYRITRAMEDMNIRISVEQARAFQDSYADQQQRLVLDPQMEELLDFAVQAGIRLGIITNGPAEHQARKVQQLRMNRWVDEQNVFISGKLGVAKPDTRIFRHVEQSMQIVPEQSCYIGDSYANDIIGAKKAGWLAIWINRRNQPMPDNTPYVPDDIVKKGRTPLDALKELYTILGYV, from the coding sequence ATGAACTTATTACTGGATGTGGATGATACACTGTATGATCAATTAACACCCTTTACCGATGCCTATCAATCCGTATTCGGTCCTCTGCACTATGATTGCAGGGTGGAAGATGTATTTGCCAGAAACCGATGGTACAGCGATGAAGTGTTCGAGCAAGTTAGAAGTGGACAAATGAGTGAACCGGATATGCATGTGTACCGGATCACACGGGCGATGGAGGATATGAATATACGCATATCGGTCGAGCAGGCGCGTGCTTTTCAGGACAGTTATGCCGATCAGCAACAGCGCCTTGTCCTGGACCCGCAGATGGAAGAGCTGCTGGATTTTGCGGTTCAGGCTGGCATCCGGCTGGGCATTATTACGAATGGACCGGCAGAGCATCAGGCGCGCAAAGTTCAACAGCTGCGCATGAATCGGTGGGTCGATGAGCAGAATGTATTTATTTCCGGCAAGCTGGGCGTCGCCAAACCGGATACCCGCATTTTCCGTCATGTGGAGCAGAGTATGCAGATTGTACCGGAGCAATCCTGCTATATCGGGGATTCTTATGCCAATGATATTATCGGTGCCAAAAAAGCAGGCTGGCTGGCGATCTGGATCAATCGCCGCAACCAGCCGATGCCTGATAATACTCCCTATGTACCTGACGATATCGTCAAGAAGGGTCGTACTCCGCTGGATGCGTTGAAAGAACTCTATACTATATTGGGATATGTCTGA
- a CDS encoding Ppx/GppA family phosphatase — MDNTMEHSRVGIMDIGSNSIRLVIYETSKAGGYRVLKECRESARLSAIVTPEGEMPLEAVSVIVPVLRQFVEVSQVYEVSEIRAVATAAIRNAVNGEEVISYLNEHTGLSIELLPGEMEGHYGFIGVVNRIDIQDGYIIDIGGGSTEITLFQNRKRVSTVSFPFGAVNMNVRFGNHTNGKWDEKSVSELESLVLQSAREHPWISSNPGLPLVGLGGTIRAVGKMHQRKRKYSMEQIHQYTLQAEDTDYYYQQLPSLTNEQRKRIAGLSKTRSDIIVPGTIILHTMFRHMQCDHYIISGTGLRDGLFFEWDRGKEHAVLDNVLEYEIHAALSQEPLPRQRHLRQVDELSVRLYEALGEGQGDAWNRKLLRTAALMHQVGMNVGYHEYEEHTRYLLTTRAVAGLDHRETVLVAFIAIFGSKGKIKKRRISVEYADILHPKDEERIRRLGALLQLAAAMDTSETQPVDRLNAVRKGRDFELTIHCRTEASMELNDITEAVKDLEKEWDVRVRLVVHTVSTN, encoded by the coding sequence ATGGACAATACTATGGAGCACAGCCGTGTAGGCATTATGGATATCGGTTCCAACTCTATCCGTCTGGTTATCTATGAGACCAGCAAGGCGGGAGGATACAGAGTACTCAAGGAATGCCGTGAATCGGCACGTCTCAGCGCAATTGTGACACCGGAGGGAGAGATGCCACTGGAAGCAGTGAGTGTGATCGTACCGGTGCTGCGCCAGTTTGTCGAAGTGAGTCAGGTCTATGAGGTAAGCGAGATTCGCGCCGTGGCTACAGCGGCGATTCGCAATGCGGTGAATGGGGAAGAGGTCATCTCCTATCTGAACGAGCATACCGGCCTGTCGATTGAACTGCTGCCTGGTGAGATGGAAGGGCATTACGGATTTATCGGTGTCGTGAACCGGATCGATATCCAGGATGGCTATATTATCGATATCGGCGGCGGTAGTACGGAGATTACCCTGTTCCAGAACCGCAAGCGGGTATCCACTGTGTCTTTCCCGTTTGGAGCAGTCAATATGAATGTGCGCTTTGGCAATCATACGAACGGCAAATGGGATGAAAAGTCGGTCTCCGAACTGGAGTCGCTGGTGCTGCAGTCTGCACGCGAACATCCATGGATCAGCAGTAATCCGGGGCTGCCGCTCGTCGGTCTGGGCGGTACGATTCGTGCGGTTGGTAAAATGCATCAGCGCAAACGCAAATATTCCATGGAGCAGATTCACCAGTATACACTTCAGGCAGAAGACACGGATTATTATTACCAGCAGCTGCCATCTCTGACCAATGAACAGCGTAAACGTATTGCCGGTCTGAGCAAAACGCGGAGTGATATTATTGTGCCGGGAACGATCATTCTGCATACGATGTTCCGTCATATGCAGTGCGATCATTATATTATCAGCGGTACCGGTCTAAGGGATGGACTATTTTTTGAATGGGACCGTGGCAAGGAACATGCCGTGCTGGACAATGTGCTGGAATACGAGATTCATGCGGCACTTTCCCAGGAGCCGCTGCCCCGTCAGCGTCATCTGCGCCAGGTAGACGAACTGTCGGTTCGCCTCTACGAAGCACTGGGCGAAGGCCAGGGCGATGCCTGGAACCGCAAGCTGCTGCGTACGGCGGCACTGATGCATCAGGTAGGGATGAACGTAGGCTATCATGAATACGAGGAGCATACCCGCTATCTGCTGACGACACGTGCCGTCGCCGGACTGGATCATCGGGAGACCGTACTGGTCGCTTTTATCGCTATCTTCGGCAGCAAAGGCAAAATCAAAAAAAGACGCATTTCTGTAGAATACGCGGATATTTTGCATCCCAAGGATGAAGAGCGGATTCGCCGTCTAGGAGCACTGCTGCAGCTCGCTGCTGCTATGGATACAAGCGAGACGCAGCCGGTCGATCGACTGAATGCTGTACGCAAAGGAAGAGACTTCGAGCTGACTATACACTGTCGCACCGAAGCCTCTATGGAATTAAACGATATTACCGAAGCGGTCAAAGATTTGGAGAAGGAGTGGGATGTGCGGGTCCGGTTGGTGGTACATACGGTTTCCACGAACTAA
- the ppk1 gene encoding polyphosphate kinase 1 → MENKHGHQQSQSSYINRDLSWIEFNTRVLEEAQDTETPLLERIKFLGIVSRNLDEFMSVRVAGIRNQIKAGYNKKDFTGYTPAGLYKRLTKKVEKMVSQQYRTYRELIRQMGKQGITVNRYTDLSASQQKAADTYYHDVIYPVLTPMAVDQSRPFPLVHGLNVYVSVVLERKGDKQEDNEDGDSYYFAIVQIPSNLPRMVALPHRQNSKKQQYVIIEDLICHHVHTLFGGYEPVAVNAFRLTRNADLDINEEEAEDLMEEIENQLRKRRRGAPVRLEIQKDIHPYAMQMLMEEFDISEAVFEIDGPLDLGFLLSFSDSIQGHDSLRYPPEIPRYSPEFPEGSETDYFSVLKERDVLLYHPYESFDAISDFIEQSAEDPDVMAIKMTLYRVSGKSSLIHSLAKAAESGKQVTVVVELKARFDEERNIVWARMLEKAGCHVVYGLVGLKTHAKVILVVRREGNMLRRYIHIGTGNYNASTAKSYTDVGLLTVNQQIGEDASEVFNHITGYTESHDWKAVAVAPDTMMNKFIELIQREADHARNGRKARIIAKMNSLSNQRMIDELYTASQAGVEIDLIIRGVCCLRPGIPGLSERIRVRSIVDRYLEHSRVYAFENGGQQEVWLSSADWMTRNLTRRVELMCPLFDKNTKAAMLNILNLILADNVKARILLPSGNYELFKNGKPPLRSQFVAWDVSSWKPYVPPTGPAHPTPSPNL, encoded by the coding sequence ATGGAAAACAAACATGGACACCAACAATCCCAGTCGTCTTATATTAACCGTGACTTAAGCTGGATCGAATTCAACACCCGTGTGCTTGAAGAGGCCCAGGATACAGAGACTCCCCTGTTGGAGAGAATCAAGTTTCTCGGTATTGTATCCCGTAATCTGGACGAGTTCATGAGTGTCAGAGTAGCTGGTATCCGTAACCAGATCAAGGCCGGATACAACAAAAAGGACTTTACCGGCTATACGCCGGCAGGTCTGTACAAGCGCCTGACCAAAAAAGTTGAAAAGATGGTCTCCCAGCAATACCGTACCTACCGCGAACTGATCCGCCAAATGGGCAAACAGGGGATTACTGTTAACCGCTATACGGATCTTAGCGCTTCCCAGCAAAAAGCTGCGGATACTTATTATCACGATGTCATCTACCCGGTGCTGACACCGATGGCGGTCGATCAGAGTCGTCCGTTTCCGCTCGTGCATGGACTAAATGTATATGTATCGGTCGTGCTCGAACGCAAAGGGGATAAACAGGAAGACAACGAAGACGGCGACAGTTATTACTTCGCCATTGTACAGATTCCCTCGAATCTGCCGCGTATGGTTGCGCTGCCGCATCGCCAGAACAGCAAAAAGCAGCAGTATGTGATTATCGAGGATCTAATTTGCCATCATGTGCATACTCTGTTCGGCGGCTACGAACCGGTGGCAGTAAATGCGTTCCGGCTGACGCGTAATGCCGATCTGGATATTAACGAAGAAGAAGCGGAAGACCTGATGGAAGAGATTGAGAACCAGCTGCGCAAACGTAGACGTGGTGCTCCTGTCCGGCTGGAAATCCAGAAGGATATTCATCCCTATGCGATGCAGATGCTGATGGAGGAGTTTGATATCAGCGAAGCGGTATTCGAGATCGACGGGCCGCTGGATCTGGGCTTTCTGCTTTCGTTTTCCGATTCGATTCAGGGCCATGATTCCCTGCGTTATCCGCCCGAGATTCCGCGGTACTCTCCCGAGTTCCCGGAAGGCAGCGAAACGGATTACTTCAGCGTGCTCAAAGAACGGGATGTGCTGCTGTATCATCCGTATGAATCGTTTGATGCGATCAGTGACTTTATCGAGCAGTCTGCCGAAGATCCAGATGTAATGGCGATCAAGATGACCCTGTACCGCGTCAGCGGCAAGTCTTCCCTGATCCACTCGCTCGCCAAGGCTGCCGAATCCGGCAAGCAGGTAACCGTCGTCGTGGAGCTGAAGGCTCGATTTGATGAAGAACGCAATATCGTCTGGGCACGTATGCTGGAAAAAGCCGGCTGTCATGTCGTCTATGGCCTGGTCGGTCTCAAAACCCATGCCAAAGTCATTCTCGTCGTGCGCCGTGAAGGCAATATGCTGCGCCGTTATATCCATATCGGTACCGGTAACTATAATGCCTCGACAGCCAAAAGTTATACCGATGTCGGTCTGCTGACCGTGAACCAGCAGATCGGTGAGGATGCTTCCGAGGTATTCAATCATATTACCGGCTATACGGAAAGCCATGACTGGAAAGCTGTGGCGGTCGCTCCCGATACCATGATGAACAAATTTATCGAGCTGATCCAGCGTGAAGCCGATCATGCCCGTAATGGCAGAAAAGCACGAATCATCGCCAAAATGAATTCCCTGTCCAATCAGCGCATGATTGACGAACTGTATACTGCTTCACAGGCAGGTGTCGAGATTGATCTGATTATCCGTGGAGTCTGCTGTCTGCGTCCGGGTATTCCGGGTCTCAGCGAACGCATCCGGGTACGCAGTATCGTCGACCGTTATCTGGAGCACTCCCGGGTCTATGCTTTTGAAAATGGCGGACAGCAGGAAGTATGGCTGTCCAGTGCAGACTGGATGACCCGCAATCTGACTCGCCGGGTAGAGCTGATGTGTCCATTGTTCGATAAAAACACAAAAGCCGCCATGCTGAATATTCTGAACCTTATCCTCGCAGATAATGTCAAAGCCAGAATACTTCTGCCCAGCGGCAATTATGAATTATTCAAAAACGGCAAACCACCGCTTCGCAGTCAATTCGTAGCATGGGATGTTAGTTCGTGGAAACCGTATGTACCACCAACCGGACCCGCACATCCCACTCCTTCTCCAAATCTTTGA
- a CDS encoding polysaccharide deacetylase family protein gives MRIRRIRNLFIILLYITIAFVVTFYVLSLKYPHASAFSYETCKATYDMTDDLFETLNGEVPEGATNVAAASEITHSAPPGKASHIPVLMYHYVVPEKYNVEPNNARINLEAFEEGIKYLHDEGYHTATLKELERYVNGEIQLPEKTVVLTFDDGYQNNVVYAYPVLKKYGFHASIFIVGTKLKDHKQKFVPTAKTTISRKEMKATRDVFEYHSHTYNLHYKRLVQCAEYYAAGKDSTRFTHDIDIMKSKTGINTPYFAYPYGEYDPKMVYDLKMNGYRMAFTVRPGYVHPGDDPMYLPRMNVTSTTTVKHLLNLPDVPTQPIKSK, from the coding sequence ATGCGAATTCGACGTATCCGTAATCTATTCATTATTCTACTCTATATTACTATCGCCTTCGTCGTGACCTTCTATGTGCTGAGCCTGAAGTATCCACATGCTTCCGCTTTCTCCTATGAGACATGCAAGGCCACATATGATATGACCGATGATCTGTTTGAGACACTGAACGGCGAAGTTCCGGAAGGAGCGACCAATGTAGCTGCCGCTTCGGAAATCACCCATAGCGCTCCTCCCGGCAAAGCCAGCCATATCCCGGTGCTGATGTATCACTATGTCGTACCGGAAAAATATAATGTTGAACCGAATAACGCGCGAATTAACCTCGAAGCTTTTGAAGAAGGAATTAAATATCTGCATGATGAAGGCTACCATACCGCTACCCTCAAAGAACTGGAACGCTATGTGAATGGCGAGATTCAGCTGCCCGAGAAAACGGTCGTACTTACCTTTGATGACGGTTACCAGAATAATGTCGTATATGCTTATCCGGTACTCAAAAAGTACGGATTCCATGCTTCGATCTTTATCGTCGGTACTAAGCTCAAGGATCACAAACAGAAATTCGTACCTACAGCCAAAACGACCATTTCCCGCAAAGAAATGAAAGCAACACGCGATGTATTCGAATACCACAGCCATACGTACAATCTGCATTACAAACGTCTCGTACAATGTGCCGAGTACTATGCTGCCGGCAAGGACAGCACACGCTTCACCCATGATATTGATATCATGAAATCCAAAACCGGCATCAATACGCCTTACTTTGCTTATCCATACGGAGAATACGATCCCAAAATGGTATATGATCTCAAAATGAACGGATATCGCATGGCCTTTACGGTGCGTCCGGGTTATGTGCATCCCGGTGACGATCCGATGTACCTGCCGCGGATGAACGTGACTTCGACGACGACGGTCAAGCATCTGCTCAATCTGCCGGATGTTCCGACCCAGCCGATCAAATCAAAATAA
- a CDS encoding ester cyclase, with protein sequence MKKTNLLLSSLMLLGVLSACSGNNTSNAPAPSTPSTTENSGSTTPGTTANPAEPDSSANTSAEVTKITNNKKLVTGLYNDVLNSHKLDQAEQYLAEGYVEHNPAAANGREGFAAYYASLFQKNADYKVNVRGMIGQGDLVAVFTEPAAPASSSADTATQASSAPMVDMYRIADNKIAEHWSVTAANLTGSEKSADLLPTASTEAVVADTPRATVAANANFVKNFYDAFFNSHNTDAAKEAVSDNVIQHGSGIANGRDALTSHYLTEFRAHADSTAIVTNVIAEGDLVLVYSHMQNSADDRGNAVVHMFRVENGQIAEMWTLSQPVPEKSANDNTMF encoded by the coding sequence ATGAAAAAAACCAATCTGCTACTCTCAAGTCTCATGTTATTAGGTGTACTGTCTGCCTGTTCGGGCAATAATACATCCAATGCCCCTGCTCCATCGACACCTTCGACTACCGAGAATTCCGGCAGTACCACTCCGGGCACAACAGCCAATCCGGCCGAACCGGACAGTTCTGCCAACACTTCTGCCGAAGTAACCAAAATCACCAACAACAAAAAGCTGGTGACTGGATTGTATAATGATGTTCTGAACAGCCACAAGCTGGATCAGGCAGAACAATATCTGGCCGAAGGTTATGTAGAGCATAATCCAGCTGCAGCTAACGGCCGCGAAGGATTCGCAGCGTACTATGCATCATTATTCCAGAAAAATGCCGATTACAAAGTAAATGTACGCGGCATGATCGGCCAGGGAGATCTGGTCGCTGTCTTTACCGAGCCTGCTGCTCCGGCGAGCAGTTCTGCTGATACAGCCACCCAAGCTTCGTCTGCTCCCATGGTCGATATGTACCGGATCGCGGATAACAAGATCGCCGAGCACTGGAGTGTGACGGCAGCCAATCTGACTGGCTCCGAGAAATCGGCTGATCTTCTGCCTACTGCTTCTACCGAGGCCGTGGTAGCTGATACTCCACGAGCGACCGTTGCGGCCAATGCCAATTTCGTCAAAAACTTCTATGATGCATTCTTCAACAGTCATAATACCGATGCTGCCAAAGAAGCAGTCAGTGACAATGTCATTCAGCACGGCTCCGGTATTGCCAACGGACGTGACGCACTCACCAGTCATTATCTGACGGAGTTCCGCGCTCACGCTGATAGTACTGCCATAGTAACCAATGTGATTGCAGAAGGCGATCTGGTTCTGGTGTATAGCCATATGCAAAACAGTGCCGATGATCGCGGTAATGCAGTGGTGCATATGTTCCGCGTTGAGAACGGCCAGATTGCCGAGATGTGGACACTGAGCCAGCCTGTCCCTGAAAAGTCCGCCAATGATAACACCATGTTCTAA
- a CDS encoding DUF1129 family protein, with amino-acid sequence MSTVRHLVKDINSIRDQLKQDNLSYYDDVIVHVRDARIRRESGEELLLEMGQHLLEAQQRGKTARQLFGKESDIYADQLIENLPEARQLSKPMYYLMIVWVALTWVFLLQALMGFFKINISGSGVVGEISLSTLILVAAGAVVLVELVRRVAEQPAEKSELDRPRMQINGRSVVSYLVIMIAIIVVGTYLRNVMPVLVISPWVSLILCIIGILGQKFIFMRR; translated from the coding sequence ATGAGTACTGTACGTCATTTGGTAAAGGATATTAATTCGATTCGTGATCAACTCAAACAGGATAATCTGAGCTACTATGACGATGTCATCGTACATGTGCGGGATGCACGCATCCGCCGCGAATCCGGTGAAGAACTGCTGCTGGAGATGGGACAGCATCTGCTAGAAGCCCAGCAAAGAGGCAAAACGGCTCGCCAGCTGTTTGGCAAGGAATCGGACATTTATGCCGACCAGCTCATCGAGAACCTGCCGGAGGCCCGGCAGTTGAGCAAGCCCATGTATTATCTGATGATTGTCTGGGTCGCGCTTACATGGGTGTTTCTGCTGCAGGCGCTGATGGGATTTTTCAAAATCAATATCAGCGGCTCCGGCGTTGTAGGCGAGATCAGTCTCTCTACGCTGATCCTGGTCGCTGCCGGTGCGGTTGTGCTTGTTGAGCTGGTACGGCGGGTAGCCGAGCAGCCTGCGGAGAAGAGCGAGCTCGATCGTCCGCGCATGCAAATCAACGGCCGCTCGGTCGTCTCTTATCTGGTCATTATGATTGCGATTATTGTTGTCGGTACCTATCTGCGCAACGTGATGCCTGTACTGGTTATCTCGCCATGGGTGAGTCTGATTCTGTGCATTATCGGAATTCTGGGCCAGAAGTTTATCTTCATGCGCCGCTAG
- a CDS encoding alpha/beta hydrolase gives MERNIIIRHQELELTASIHYPAQDRQADGQGKGKDRTPLIVICHGFVGSRIGVDRLFVNSARELAADGYMVVRFDYAGCGESSGLYGQQGLDSMVAQTRSVLDYVMNCSDIDPTRVTLIGHSLGGAVAILTAVRDHRVKHLVLWSAVGHPFNDIVKIVGRETYDQAVIEGEADYLGYCFKPVYFESLGNYQPFIEARQFSGDVLVVHGTGDDVIPVDYAFLYQQEFWTRQEGRCDKQIIFQADHTYSSGPHRRELLRYTREWLAGREAAQTQWQHWMI, from the coding sequence ATGGAACGTAATATCATTATTCGTCATCAGGAACTGGAGCTAACAGCCAGTATTCACTATCCAGCACAGGATCGTCAGGCTGACGGACAGGGGAAAGGCAAAGACCGTACACCGCTCATTGTAATCTGTCATGGCTTCGTGGGTAGCCGGATCGGTGTAGATCGTTTGTTTGTTAACAGTGCGCGCGAACTTGCGGCTGACGGATATATGGTCGTTCGTTTTGATTATGCGGGCTGTGGGGAAAGCAGTGGTCTGTATGGTCAGCAGGGCCTGGATTCCATGGTGGCGCAGACACGCAGTGTACTTGATTATGTGATGAATTGCAGTGATATCGATCCAACGCGGGTGACGCTGATCGGTCACAGTCTTGGCGGGGCGGTGGCGATTCTGACAGCGGTGCGCGATCACCGGGTCAAGCATCTGGTGCTCTGGTCGGCGGTCGGGCACCCGTTTAATGATATCGTCAAAATTGTAGGCCGCGAGACGTATGATCAGGCCGTGATCGAAGGAGAAGCGGATTATCTGGGATACTGCTTTAAGCCGGTGTATTTTGAGTCATTGGGCAATTACCAGCCATTTATCGAAGCGCGGCAGTTCAGCGGAGATGTATTGGTTGTACATGGTACTGGCGATGATGTGATTCCGGTGGATTATGCCTTTTTGTATCAGCAGGAATTCTGGACCCGGCAGGAAGGGCGCTGCGACAAGCAGATTATTTTCCAGGCGGATCATACATATTCGTCGGGGCCACATCGCCGTGAGCTGCTCCGGTATACCCGGGAATGGCTGGCCGGTCGCGAAGCTGCGCAGACACAGTGGCAGCACTGGATGATCTAG
- the thiM gene encoding hydroxyethylthiazole kinase, translating to MSFLQKVRQQNPLVHNITNVVVTNFTANGLLALGASPFMAYAHEEVADVAAMAGAVMLNMGTLDEYTLQSILLAGQSANRAGVPVVFDPVGAGATPYRTAAARQVTEQMQVDILRSNIAELAHVAGAEWTIRGVDAGAGEGDRVKLAQQSARQLGTLVVVTGQEDIVTDGETTWIVSNGHELLTRITGAGCLLSSVVAAFAAVSGGREYWLSAATEALAFYGTAAEIAAERTAGQGTGSFQIELINQLSLLTPDELQKRARIEQL from the coding sequence ATGTCGTTTTTGCAAAAGGTACGTCAGCAAAATCCGCTGGTACACAATATTACCAATGTAGTAGTAACCAATTTTACAGCAAATGGTCTGCTTGCCCTGGGGGCATCGCCGTTTATGGCTTATGCCCACGAGGAGGTAGCTGATGTGGCAGCGATGGCTGGCGCGGTCATGCTCAATATGGGTACGCTGGATGAATATACGCTGCAGTCGATTCTGCTGGCTGGACAATCAGCCAACCGGGCGGGAGTACCCGTTGTATTCGATCCGGTAGGAGCGGGGGCGACTCCTTACCGCACGGCAGCAGCCCGTCAGGTGACGGAGCAGATGCAGGTTGATATTTTGCGCAGCAATATCGCAGAGCTCGCTCACGTCGCCGGCGCGGAATGGACGATTCGGGGCGTCGATGCCGGAGCTGGTGAAGGGGATCGTGTGAAGCTGGCTCAGCAATCGGCCCGGCAGCTGGGAACGCTGGTCGTGGTAACCGGACAGGAAGATATCGTTACGGATGGAGAGACGACATGGATCGTCAGCAATGGGCATGAACTGCTGACCCGGATCACCGGTGCAGGCTGCCTGCTGAGTTCGGTAGTAGCCGCTTTTGCAGCAGTGAGCGGAGGCAGGGAATACTGGCTGTCCGCTGCAACCGAAGCGCTGGCTTTTTATGGAACAGCTGCAGAGATTGCGGCAGAGCGCACCGCAGGACAGGGAACCGGCAGCTTCCAGATCGAGCTGATCAACCAGCTGTCTCTGCTGACACCGGACGAGCTGCAAAAGCGGGCACGAATCGAGCAGCTGTAG